From Penicillium psychrofluorescens genome assembly, chromosome: 6, one genomic window encodes:
- a CDS encoding uncharacterized protein (ID:PFLUO_008844-T1.cds;~source:funannotate), with translation MRIAGSIAVALGFLGAATASLHPRSSDTRDFFALHLDDATSPSHVAQLLGARHEGPIGELVGHHTFSLPRDQNLDSVLADLKQKRKLKRRSESESAIHEDALDGILWSHRLDAPRQRLHKRLPPHLPSVDLTPRADKKPEQAAVAAQKDIMSTLDIRDPIFKEQWHLYNTVRPEHSLNVTGLWLEGVTGHGVVTAIIDDGLDLHSKDLSPNYYPEGSWDYNAHSPEPLPQLVDDRHGTRCAGEVAASKNNICGVGVAYDSKIAGIRILSAPIDDHDEAESLNYAFQHNDIYSCSWGPMDDGQTMEGPGVLIRRAMVNGVQKGRKGKGSVFVFAAGNGAPYGDNCNFDGYTNSIYSITVGAIDWRGKHGVYSEACSAQLVVTYSTGSGEAIHTTDVGANQCTPLHGGTSAAGPLVAGTSALVLSVRPDLTWRDVQYLFVETAVPVNEKDGSWQTTSSGRKFSHTWGFGKVDAYAVVQRAREWELVKPQAWFHSPWQRVHHEIPQGQKGLISRYTVTADQLKEANFERLEHVTVTMNVNHTRRGDLSVELRSPGGVVSHLSVTRDRDEEPVGYVDWTFMSVAHWGESAVGVWTVIVKDTEVNDFSGVFTDWRLNLWGEAIDGDNQPLLPLPTEHDDDHPFEAAHVATTSIEPGPVQTNPPAGPEDHIDRPMKKPPPPKPTDPSPVEDVVMPSPATNATNATASPTSTDESKLSPYLPSFGASKMTQVWIYASLGMIIIFCIGLGIYFQISRLKRRRTNPHDDYEFEMIEDEDELQPMTGGSRTRRGGELYNAFAGESDDEVFSDADDDGPYRDRLANVQEEDEDAAEKASPGTGLLSEKR, from the exons ATGCGCATCGCCGGCAGCATCGCTGTGGCCCTGGGCTTCCTGGGCGCGGCTACGGCCAGCTTGCATCCCCGTTCCTCCGACACCCGCGACTTCTTTGCCCTCCACCTCGACGACGCCACCTCCCCCTCCCATGTTGCACAACTCTTGGGCGCACGCCATGAAGGTCCGATCGGCGAACTCGTTGGCCACCATACATTTTCCTTGCCCCGGGACCAGAACCTGGATTCCGTGTTGGCCGACTTGAAGCAGAAACGAAAGCTGAAGCGACGGTCGGAAAGCGAATCTGCGATCCACGAAGATGCGCTAGACGGGATCCTGTGGTCGCATCGGCTCGATGCTCCCAGACAACGACTACATAAGCGACTTCCTCCGCACCTGCCATCGGTGGACCTGACACCGCGAGCCGACAAGAAGCCAGAACAAGCTGCGGTTGCTGCCCAAAAAGATATCATGTCGACCCTGGATATCCGCGATCCAATCTTCAAAGAGCAGTGGCATCTGTACAATACTGTTCGTCCGGAGCACTCTCTCAATGTGACCGGACTGTGGTTGGAAGGGGTGACGGGCCATGGGGTGGTTACCGCCATTATCGATGACGGGCTGGACTTGCACAGCAAGGACCTCAGTCCCAACTATTACCCCGAGGGCTCGTGGGATTACAATGCCCATTCCCCGGAGCCCCTTCCCCAACTCGTCGACGACAGACATGGCACTAGATGTGCCGGTGAGGTCGCGGCGTCGAAGAACAATATCTGTGGAGTTGGTGTTGCATATGACAGCAAGATTGCTGGAATTCGGATCCTGTCTGCACCGATCGATGATCACGACGAAGCCGAATCCCTCAACTATGCCTTCCAACATAATGATATCTACTCTTGCTCATGGGGACCGATGGACGACGGCCAGACTATGGAAGGCCCGGGCGTTCTCATCCGCAGAGCGATGGTCAATGGCGTGCAAAAAGGTCGCAAGGGTAAAGGCTCGGTCTTCGTTTTTGCAGCCGGCAACGGTGCCCCTTACGGTGACAACTGCAATTTCGACGGATACACCAACAGCATCTACAGTATCACTGTAGGGGCCATCGACTGGAGGGGGAAGCATGGGGTTTACTCAGAGGCTTGCTCGGCTCAGCTGGTGGTCACCTACAGCACTGGTTCTGGCGAGGCCATCCATACCACCGATGTTGGTGCTAATCAGTGCACTCCCCTGCACGGCGGAACATCGGCAGCGGGACCTCTGGTCGCAGGCACGTCGGCGCTGGTTCTGAGTGTGCGGCCGGATTTGACCTGGCGTGATGTTCAGTACCTGTTCGTGGAGACAGCTGTGCCTGTCAACGAGAAGGATGGCAGCTGGCAGACCACCTCGTCTGGACGCAAATTCAGTCACACCTGGGGGTTTGGCAAGGTTGACGCGTATGCGGTGGTTCAACGCGCCCGTGAGTGGGAGCTCGTGAAGCCACAGGCATGGTTTCACTCGCCGTGGCAGCGGGTGCACCACGAAATCCCCCAGGGCCAGAAGGGACTGATCAGTCGGTATACTGTGACTGCTGACCAGCTGAAGGAAGCCAACTTTGAGCGACTGGAGCATGTAACTGTGACCATGAATGTCAATCATACTCGGCGCGGCGACCTCAGCGTCGAGCTGCGCAGCCCGGGGGGAGTTGTTAGCCATCTCAGTGTTACTCGCGACCGAGACGAGGAGCCAGTCGGCTATGTCGACTGGACGTTCATGTCCGTTGCTCACTG GGGCGAGTCTGCTGTGGGTGTGTGGACCGTGATCGTCAAGGACACCGAAGTCAACGATTTCTCCGGTGTCTTCACTGACTGGAGGCTAAACCTTTGGGGCGAGGCCATTGATGGGGACAACCAGCCTCTGCTCCCGCTCCCCACCGAACATGATGACGACCATCCCTTCGAAGCAGCCCATGTCGCCACGACTAGCATCGAGCCGGGCCCAGTACAGACCAATCCTCCCGCCGGCCCCGAAGACCACATCGACCGGCCCATGAAGAAgcctccaccaccgaaaCCAACAGACCCCAGCCCGGTTGAGGATGTTGTCATGCCAAGCCCTGCGACCAATGCGACCAATGCAACGGCTTCCCCGACCAGCACCGACGAATCTAAACTCTCCCCGTATCTCCCATCCTTCGGGGCCTCGAAGATGACGCAAGTCTGGATCTACGCGTCTCTGGGCATGATTATCATTTTCTGTATAGGTCTGGGCATTTACTTCCAGATCTCGCGACTCAAGCGCCGTCGTACCAACCCGCACGACGACTACGAGTTTGAGatgattgaagatgaagatgagctCCAGCCAATGACTGGCGGCTCCCGGACGCgtcgcggcggcgagctgTACAATGCGTTCGCCGGGGAAAGCGACGACGAGGTGTTTAgtgatgccgacgacgatgggCCGTACCGCGATCGGTTAGCCAACgtccaggaagaagatgaagacgcAGCCGAAAAAGCTTCGCCGGGTACTGGGTTGTTGTCGGAAAAGCGTTAG
- a CDS encoding uncharacterized protein (ID:PFLUO_008847-T1.cds;~source:funannotate), with product MGIFNKPRNNVASQTPANTATPVKKDPQAPQMTPLEKRLLDMGAIREDGSDKFFGMENYGNTCYCNSILQCLFYSVPFREAVINYPRRTPVESLEAALASNLRYQNPNAHLEAEAQAAKQKNATPSPSARQAGVTPSQPQKPEDKDSPEYKKKVALQTLPLLETKNNATSYGMSESLFTSLKDIFESVVGSQSRIGVIRPQQFLDVLRREHEMFRTAMHQDAHEFLNLLLNEVVSNVETEATKQTSLPPTDSTDSTELTTGSTGSKSPNTTRWVHELFEGTLTSETKCLTCEKVSQRDEVFLDLSVDLEQHSSVTSCLRKFSAEEMLCERNKFHCDNCGGLQEAEKRMKIKRLPRVLALHLKRFKYTEDLQRLQKLFHRVVYPYHLRLFNTTDDAEDPDRLYELYAVVVHIGGGPYHGHYVAIIKTEDRGWLLFDDELVEPVDKNYVRNFFGDRPGLACAYVLFYQETTLEAVLREQAQEDQAAAAAAAASETGDATAKPNGIPVTQVQSASQVPTDDPNRVPPLSKILTAPNMPTHTEVPEPTVSSPGPAQVPLPPVPDSPAPVLSPKKSDVQARKERAREEKREEKARKAEEKEKGKEKERNEKLRRKEWEMQQRREASELKLALELSKADASEMSAENGSPRKSSSFGFLKRSSRSFSHRLAKDKEPRTSTTEVRSSPVQEAAPVKEELEPIPDQPPVLPPPPVPPKDNLPPLSIPKNGSRPEPIMTKEVHNSNNGSHHPSHEKHTPRWRSFSFKKS from the exons ATGGGGATCTTCAATAAGCCTCGGAACAATGTG GCTTCGCAGACTCCCGCGAACACGGCAACGCCCGTCAAGAAGGACCCGCAGGCGCCGCAGATGACtccgctggagaagcggTTGCTGGATATGGGTGCGATTCGTGAAGATGGCAGCGACAAGTTCTTTGGCATGGAAAAC TACGGAAACACATGCTACTGCAACTCGATCCTACAATGTCTCTTCTATTCCGTTCCTTTCCGCGAGGCCGTGATCAACTACCCGCGTCGCACCCCAGTGGAGAGCCTCGAGGCGGCCCTGGCGAGCAATTTGCGCTACCAGAACCCTAACGCACACCTGGAAGCAGAGGCACAGGCCGCGAAGCAGAAGAACGCCACCCCATCGCCGTCCGCCCGCCAGGCCGGCGTGACTCCCAGCCAACCACAAAAACCCGAAGACAAGGATTCACCAGAGTATAAGAAGAAGGTGGCACTACAGACGCTCCCGCTCCTAGAAACCAAGAACAACGCGACTAGCTACGGCATGTCGGAATCTCTCTTCACCTCACTCAAAGATATCTTCGAGTCGGTGGTGGGCAGCCAGTCGCGCATCGGAGTAATTCGACCACAGCAGTTTCTGGATGTACTGCGGCGCGAGCACGAAATGTTCCGGACTGCAATGCATCAGGATGCACATGAGTTTTTGAATTTGTTGCTGAACGAGGTGGTATCGAATGTCGAAACGGAGGCGACGAAGCAGACATCCCTGCCACCCACGGACAGTACGGATTCCACCGAGCTGACGACGGGTAGCACGGGCTCGAAGTCTCCCAACACGACGAGATGGGTGCATGAGCTGTTTGAGGGCACGTTGACCTCGGAGACGAAATGTCTGACGTGTGAGAAGGTCTCGCAACGAGACGAAGTGTTTTTGGATCTCTCGGTCGATCTCGAACAACACTCCTCTGTCACCTCTTGTCTACGCAAATTTTCAGCAGAGGAGATGTTGTGTGAACGGAACAAGTTCCATTGCGATAATTGTGGCGGCCTCCAAGAGGCGGAAAAGCGCATGAAGATCAAACGCCTGCCGCGAGTGTTGGCTCTGCACCTCAAGCGTTTCAAATACACCGAGGATTTGCAGCGACTACAAAAACTGTTCCACCGAGTGGTGTATCCTTACCATCTTCGCTTGTTCAACACGACAGACGATGCCGAAGACCCGGACCGGCTTTACGAACTTTATGCGGTGGTCGTTCACATCGGCGGAGGTCCGTATCATGGCCATTATGTGGCCATCATCAAGACCGAGGATCGTGGGTGGCTGTTGTTTGatgatgagctggtcgaaCCCGTGGACAAGAACTACGTGCGGAACTTTTTCGGTGACCGGCCTGGTCTGGCGTGTGCCTATGTCTTGTTCTATCAGGAGACGACGCTGGAAGCCGTTCTGCGGGAGCAGGCCCAAGAAGAccaggctgctgctgccgccgcggccgcctcGGAAACTGGCGATGCTACAGCGAAGCCAAACGGTATCCCAGTGACCCAAGTGCAGAGTGCATCTCAGGTGCCAACCGATGATCCCAACCGGGTCCCTCCTCTCAGCAAGATATTGACCGCGCCCAACATGCCAACACACACCGAAGTCCCAGAACCTACCGTGTCTTCGCCAGGACCCGCTCAGGTGCCGCTGCCACCGGTCCCCGATTCACCAGCTCCTGTTCTGAGCCCAAAGAAAAGTGACGTCCAGGCACGGAAGGAGAGAGCACGCGAAGAGAAACGCGAGGAGAAGGCTCGCAAGGctgaagagaaggagaaaggaaaggagaaagagcggAATGAGAAGCTCCGCCGCAAAGAATGggagatgcagcagcggcgTGAAGCGTCAGAACTCAAGTTAGCTCTCGAGCTGAGCAAAGCCGACGCATCGGAGATGAGTGCAGAGAACGGATCGCCGAGGAAATCATCCAGCTTTGGCTTCCTCAAACGCAGCAGTCGCAGTTTCAGTCACCGGCTGGCAAAGGATAAAGAACCACGCACGTCCACCACAGAAGTGAGAAGTTCTCCGGTCCAGGAAGCCGCACCAGTGAAAGAAGAGCTTGAGCCGATTCCTGACCAGCCGCCTGTgctcccaccacctcctGTGCCTCCCAAGGATAACCTGCCAcccctctccatccccaaGAATGGCTCTCGACCGGAACCCATCATGACCAAAGAAGTCCACAACAGTAATAATGGTagccaccaccccagccaTGAGAAGCACACCCCGCGCTGGAGGTCATTCAGTTTCAAGAAATCTTGA
- a CDS encoding uncharacterized protein (ID:PFLUO_008848-T1.cds;~source:funannotate) — protein sequence MFLFGLGKLVYVIILIINAIAVLSEDRFLARIGWGRTQAAEPGFGATYDNTSVKAKSVNLIASVRTVMRIPLIVINTVVIAYELILG from the exons ATGTTTCTCTTCGGGCTGGGCAAGCTTGTCTACG TGATTATCctcatcatcaacgccatcgccgtcctcTCCGAGGACCGCTTTCTTGCCCGCA TCGGATGGGGCCGCACACAGGCTGCTGAGCCGGGCTTCGGCGCGACCTACGACAACACGAGCGTCAAGGCCAAGTCCGTCAATCTGATCGCCAGTGTGCGCACAGTGATGCGAA TACCCCTTATCGTCATCAACACCGTGGTAATCGCATACGAGCTGATCCTGGGATAA
- a CDS encoding uncharacterized protein (ID:PFLUO_008845-T1.cds;~source:funannotate), protein MPPSTSTIPGYGGISTMNSGSNSPQQPTVPPLPRWAAELIQRMDVTNHLLQQTNIQLYNIHKRLAGFEEKHERITAALELLVPTMPLEYFDALLQDESAKDPAQRTA, encoded by the coding sequence ATGCCTCCGTCGACTTCAACCATCCCAGGTTATGGCGGTATCTCCACTATGAACAGCGGCTCGAACAGCCCGCAGCAGCCAACAgtccctcctcttcccagGTGGGCTGCAgagctcatccagcgcatggATGTCACGAATCACTTGCTCCAACAAACAAATATCCAACTTTACAATATCCACAAGCGGCTGGCGGGCTTTGAGGAAAAGCACGAGCGAATCACcgctgcgctggagctgCTTGTGCCCACCATGCCGCTCGAGTACTTTGATGCTCTGCTCCAGGACGAGTCCGCTAAGGATCCGGCACAAAGGACGGCTTAG
- a CDS encoding uncharacterized protein (ID:PFLUO_008849-T1.cds;~source:funannotate) produces the protein MAAIKAFVVFSTLISLHLLVAPYTKVEESFHIQAVHDIFTNGLPSFPGFGGKNSTHIATDAYDHFQFPGAVPRTAIGAAGLAKLLSVLPESWVVNGADQQFLARLILGLFNALTLAVYTHGLRRSYGRVVATWYTVLQASQFHLIFYASRPLSNTFAFGLTTLAMRFLLPSAGGSAPPPRSSSRLALFLLTVAGVIFRSELALLVATQTVFMLLTHQISLVPDAIPAGLAGLLVGVGASVAVDSAFWQRLVWPELNAFLFNVVSGQSSKWGTQPFYFYSFSLMRLLLNPLTYLIAIPVSLRQPATKPSAKALLVPSLVFVALYSAQPHKEWRFIVYAVPPLTASAALGAAYLWNHQARSWFNRIAAWAMVAATVVSFCTSTFILLPASAVNYPGGYALRLLHESQENSTSPKPATVYLGNLACQTGATRFLQRPDWIYDKTEDSSAKSTPAFWETFDYILVEASSDESYRDADETLLRAVLPSAQWDTVAVAEGFAGVKLLRPEDLAEGAVEGRVLRDLLGESAVAVYEILREMARTMALWGWWVELTVRPRIKVLMRVR, from the exons ATGGCAGCCA TCAAGGCATTTGTCGTGTTTTCAACACTCATATCGCTTCATCTCCTAGTGGCTCCTTACAccaaggtcgaggagagCTTCCATATCCAGGCTGTGCATGACATCTTTACCAACGGCCTACCTAGCTTCCCAGGCTTCGGCGGTAAGAACAGCACTCACATCGCCACTGATGCCTATGATCATTTTCAATTCCCCGGCGCCGTGCCCCGAACAGCCATTGGCGCTGCGGGGCTCGCCAAGCTGCTCAGCGTCCTGCCCGAGAGCTGGGTGGTGAACGGGGCGGACCAGCAATTCCTGG CTCGATTGATCCTGGGCTTATTCAATGCCTTGACCCTGGCCGTGTATACCCACGGCCTTCGGCGCAGCTACGGCCGCGTCGTCGCGACCTGGTACACGGTTCTACAGGCCAGCCAGTTCCACCTCATCTTTTACGCCTCACGGCCCTTGTCGAACACATTCGCCTTTGGATTGACCACGCTAGCCATgcgcttcctcctccccagcGCAGGAGGCTCTGCGCCCCCGCCCCGCTCCTCGTCCCGTCTGGCGCTGTTCCTGCTCACCGTCGCAGGCGTGATCTTCCGCTCTGAACTAgctctcctcgtcgccaCGCAAACAGTCTTCATGCTCTTGACGCACCAGATCAGTCTCGTCCCTGACGCTATCCCCGCCGGCCTAGCCGGGTTACTTGTCGGCGTGGGCGCATCCGTGGCCGTCGACTCAGCATTCTGGCAACGTCTCGTCTGGCCGGAACTCAATGCGTTCTTGTTCAATGTTGTCTCAGGCCAGTCGTCAAAATGGGGCACGCAGCCATTCTACTTCTATTCCTTCTCGCTCATGCGCCTGCTCCTCAACCCGCTGACCTACCTAATCGCCATCCCCGTCTCCCTACGCCAGCCTGCAACTAAGCCTTCCGCAAAGGCCCTTCTCGTGCCTTCACTCGTCTTTGTCGCGCTATACAGCGCCCAGCCGCACAAGGAGTGGCGCTTTATCGTCTACGCTGTGCCTCCGCTAACGGCCTCCGCGGCCCTGGGCGCTGCATATCTGTGGAATCATCAGGCGCGCTCGTGGTTCAATCGCATTGCTGCGTGGGCCATGGTAGCTGCTACGGTAGTGTCATTCTGCACTTCAACGTTCATACTCCTCCCCGCCTCCGCGGTGAACTATCCAGGCGGGTATGCGTTGCGCCTCCTCCATGAATCGCAGGAGAACTCTACTTCACCCAAACCCGCAACCGTCTACCTAGGCAACCTCGCCTGCCAAACAGGCGCAACGCGCTTCCTCCAGCGCCCCGATTGGATTTATGACAAAACAGAAGACTCCTCTGCCAAGTCCACCCCCGCCTTTTGGGAGACCTTCGACTACATCCTCGTCGAAGCAAGCAGCGACGAATCCTACCGCGACGCAGACGAGACGCTCCTACGGGCTGTGCTCCCGTCTGCGCAGTGGGACACTGTCGCTGTTGCGGAGGGGTTCGCTGGCGTTAAGCTTCTCAGGCCGGAGGATCTTGCTGAGGGCGCCGTGGAGGGGAGAGTGCTTCGTGATCTGTTGGGGGAGTCGGCTGTTGCGGTTTACGAGATTCTGCGGGAGATGGCTAGGACGATGGCGTTGtgggggtggtgggttgAGTTGACGGTTAGGCCGAGGATTAAGGTGTTGATGCGGGTGAGATAG
- a CDS encoding uncharacterized protein (ID:PFLUO_008846-T1.cds;~source:funannotate) has translation MPKDKNTFNLKTPKGTKDWAGSDALLRDRIFTTITDVFKRHGGTALDTPVFELREILAGKYGEDSKLIYDLQDQGGEICSLRYDLTVPFARWLAMNADVRSIKRYHIAKVYRRDQPAVSKGRMREFYQCDFDIAGTFDPMVPDAEILRIVSEVFEELGWTGKYTIKLNHRKILDGVFAVCGVPDNLIRPISSAVDKLDKMPWADVRKEMVDDKGLDGEVADRIEKYVMHKGGRELLDSLLKDEALLANESAKAGLEDMALMMDYLDAFGVLDKISFDMSLARGLDYYTGVIYEVVTEGSAPAAQTDASEEAKKVQKSGKKDKAKNLEDDDRSNDPTLGVGSIAAGGRYDNLVGMFQPKAQIPCVGISFGVDRIFSITKARLEREQSTQGLRKSEVDVFVMAFGGKGFTGMLKERMDICKQLWNAGIRAEFSYKLKPRPQQQFKTVEDGDIPFGIILGEDELAAGKIRIKEMGLPKGHPEKEGVEVPLGSLIPELQARLARKQSGSVSDLAQQLQDVQVDGETPKTEDAGV, from the exons ATGcccaaggacaagaacaCCTTCAATCTCAAGACCCCCAAGGGCACCAAGGACTGGGCCGGGTCCGACGCCCTCTTGCGGGAccgcatcttcaccaccatcaccgacgTCTTCAAGCGCCACGGCGGCACCGCCCTCGACACCCCCGTCTTTGAGCTGCGCGAGATTCTGGCCGGCAAGTATGGCGAGGACTCGAAGCTCATCTACGATCTGCAAGACCAGGGCGGCGAGATCTGCTCCCTCCGTTACGACCTGACGGTCCCCTTTGCGCGCTGGCTCGCCATGAATGCGGATGTCCGCAGCATCAAACGCTACCACATCGCCAAGGTGTACCGCCGGGATCAGCCCGCCGTCAGCAAAGGTCGCATGCGTGAGTTCTACCAGTGCGACTTTGACATTGCCGGTACCTTTGACCCCATGGTGCCCGATGCTGAGATCCTGCGCATTGTGAGCGAGGTTTTTGAGGAGCTAGGCTGGACGGGCAAGTATACCATCAAGCTCAACCACCGCAAGATCCTTGACGGAGTGTTTGCCGTCTGCGGTGTGCCAGATAACCTGATCCGGCCGATCTCGAGTGCCGTTGATAAGTTGGACAAGATGCCGTGGGCCGATGTGCGCAAGGAAATGGTGGACGACAAGGGTTTGGACGGTGAGGTGGCGGACCGCATCGAGAAGTATGTCATGCACAAGGGTGGCCGCGAACTACTTGACTCGCTCCTCAAGGACGAAGCTCTTCTCGCCAATGAGTCTGCCAAGGCGGGTCTGGAGGAcatggctttgatgatggATTATCTGGACGCATTCGGCGTGCTAGACAAGATCTCTTTCGACATGTCCCTAGCCCGCGGGTTGGATTATTATACCGGTGTCATCTACGAGGTTGTCACCGAAGGCTCTGCTCCTGCGGCGCAGACGGATGCCTCCGAGGAGGCAAAGAAAGTGCAAAAGTCTggcaagaaggacaaggccaagaatctcgaggacgacgaccgGTCCAACGACCCTACTCTGGGCGTGGGTAgcatcgccgccggtggGCGGTACGACAATCTGGTCGGCATGTTCCAGCCCAAGGCACAGATCCCCTGCGTCGGTATCTCGTTCGGTGTCGACCGTatcttctccatcaccaaGGCTCGTCTGGAGCGCGAGCAGAGCACCCAGGGTCTCCGCAAAAGCGAGGTGGATGTCTTCGTCATGGCCTTTGGCGGCAAGGGCTTCACTGGCATGCTGAAGGAGCGGATGGATATCTGCAAGCAATTGTGGAACGCGGGTATCAGG GCCGAATTCTCCTACAAGCTGAAGCCAAGaccgcagcagcaattcAAGACCGTCGAGGACGGCGACATCCCCTTCGGCATTATCCTAGGCGAGGATGAACTGGCCGCCGGCAAGATCCGCATCAAGGAGATGGGCCTGCCCAAGGGCCACCcggagaaggaaggcgtGGAAGTCCCGCTCGGCTCGCTCATCCCCGAGCTGCAAGCCCGTCTCGCGCGGAAACAGTCTGGCTCTGTCTCGgatctggcgcagcagctgcaggatgTGCAGGTCGACGGCGAGACGCCGAAGACCGAAGACGCGGGCGTTTGA